The Macaca fascicularis isolate 582-1 chromosome 1, T2T-MFA8v1.1 genome includes a window with the following:
- the CAMK2N1 gene encoding calcium/calmodulin-dependent protein kinase II inhibitor 1: MSEVLPYGDEKLSPYGDGGDVGQIFSCRLQDTNNFFGAGQNKRPPKLGQIGRSKRVVIEDDRIDDVLKNMTDKAPPGV, translated from the exons ATGTCGGAGGTGCTGCCCTACGGCGACGAGAAGCTGAGCCCCTACGGCGACGGCGGCGACGTGGGCCAGATCTTCTCCTGCCGCCTGCAGGACACCAACAACTTCTTCGGCGCCGGGCAGAACAAGCGGCCGCCCAAGCTGGGCCAGATCGGCCGGAGCAAGCGGG TTGTTATTGAAGATGATAGGATTGATGACGTGCTGAAAAATATGACCGACAAGGCACCTCCTGGTGTCTAA